The following is a genomic window from Strix uralensis isolate ZFMK-TIS-50842 chromosome 3, bStrUra1, whole genome shotgun sequence.
tgtaattttgcttGAGAAGTCAAGAAAGGCAGCGAAGACAAGGAAAACCTCCAAGAAAGACATCAGCCTGTAATCTTGTTTTTTACAGTACTATCACAGTTCCTCATAtgtaagtaaaaaaaatcttctgcctTAAGGTGTTACAGTTTAAAGGAATTCTTTAAAGGAATTCTTTAAAGACAgctatgggaaaaataaaattagggGAAGCTAAAACACATGCTCTTGGTGCATTTATATTACTTGAGAGAGCAACTTCTTCCAACAATAGCTCACTCAGCTTTTGCTTGttcagctttcttatctttttcATGTTACCCAGGACAGGTCCAGCATCTGTTAGGGAACAGAGGTTATTAAATTAATATCCACCACGAGTTAGGAAACACTTCCCAAGTGACATCTCCTCCAGATCTTCTCCTTTGCACCTCTCAGGTCCTACCGCCCTTTTTACCCTTCAGAGGTAGTAAATGGCTCTGACCCAGAGCTTTGCAACAAATTTACTCTCACTTTTGTGCAAAGATGAATCCTTCTGTCTGCAAGACCAACTTGCCAGAGCATGTCATTAGAATGTGTCACTTGATCATGAGTGTGCTCTCTGCATGAAATAAGTATTTTGGCTGAAATTCCTCGCCCTGTATTTACTGCTGAGCCTGGGCCTCCTAGGCAGTGATGAAGTTACTGGCAGTGAGGTGGCAGGTGTGCTCCGGCGTGTGACTCATCTCAGTGGCACACAGGTAGTGTCTGGGTGTGTGGGCATGGCTTCAGCCAAACCCTGGCGTCCCTTGGGGCTGTCTGTAGAGGAGCTCAGAGGGAAGGTGTAATGGGTCACATCCAGAGCATTGAAAGGAGACAAAAGCAGTAGATTTTGTTCCCAGACTTTTCCTATAAACTGCAGGGCTGGCTGTCCGTATCTAAACAATGAAGGTGGCATATGAACGGATCTTCCTTTTCACAGAGCTCGGGGTGTCCATCAGGGACAGGGTTATCACATCAGCAATTAAAAGCAAGTGCACAAACCCCTCCTGCCCAGTTATCCTGCTACTGTGGCAGGATGCAGCTTTCCACAGGGAATGGCCGCACTTCCTCTCACCAGCTGCAAACCGAGCATGCGTCAGGCTTCCAGCTCTGATCTCCCAGCTCTGGTCTCTCACCACAAGTAGACCCAGTTAAGGGTTTTGGCTTTTCTAGGCCAATCTTCCACGTAGAAGAAGTTGTggcttgattttatttatttttttttgtcactatTTGGTGGAATCAGCCGGTCTGTTGTGGGACTGAGCTTTTCCCTGGCAAAACTCGCAGTCACTGCCAGTCCCTCTTGCGGAAGCCCCGCGGAATCCCGGGTGCGGGGCTGAAGCACGGCCGAGGAACCCTCCCAGTGGGGTTTAGTGACCTCCCCCGTGAGGCTCCCAAGATCCAGGCAGGCTGAATCACCGGGATGACAGCATCAATTTTCACAAGTATGGAGAGAATCATGTAGCAGAACTCTGTGACATCCATTTAATAATTTGCTGCCTTTAATGAAACTGGATAATTACAGGTAAAGGTACTGTCTATGGCATCACTGctacttcttttttattattattactgttgaTATTATTAACTTTTCAGCGGTGGTGATGAGCCTGCTGTTCGGTGAAGAAAACCACCTTGTAAACAAGGCTCCGCTCTGGAGGGGCGGCGCGATGGCGATGGCCCGGGCGCGGTTCCGGAGGCCCCGCCGCTGCCTGCCGGGGCGGCTGCCGCCGCGCCTCCCCCGCCCAAGTGGTACCGCCGCGCCCTCCCCCCGCGGTGCTCGGTGGTTGGTGCCGGCGCATGCGCAGAGGGGCGTATGGCGGCTGCCCAGCTGAGGGCGGCTGCGGGGGCAACCGCGGTGGGTcgcgctgggccgggccgggcgctccCGGGAGGCCGGTTTGCCGTCCGGGGCAGTCCCGGAGCCGGGAGGGGCCGGCCCGCCATCGCGGGCAGCGCTGTAGATGAGGAGCGGCGGGTGTGAGCGAGGTTTGTGTGCCGGGGCCAGCCCCCCAGGTCTGTGTGAGGGGCtcgggggtggcgggggggacgGACGGGCTCGGGGGGTTGTTTCTGCCGGTGCTTGTGTGGAGGCAGAGGCGCTGTCTCGGCGCTGCTGGAGCCAGGACTTGCCGCAGTGGGTCGCGCTGTTCAGGACCTGTTCGTGCCATCAGATTAGTGTGTTTTACCCCCTTTTTCCCCCGGGAGACCTGGGGGGGAGGGACGCTGCTGGGACTCCACCTTCGAGTCGGTCTTGTCAGGTGTGGGGCCGTGGGCTGGGTGCAGGGCCCTCGGGTCGGGGCTGCCAGCCCACCCCCCgtcttggggcagggggggagcatCTGCGAGCAAAGGCCAGGGTGAGCAGGTCCCTGCGGGATCCGAGTTGTCGTGGTGGCATTTGCTGCGTGGTGAAGCAAGGTGGCAACATCTCACCAGGGGCTCTGTGCTCGGTGATCGCTGTGGCTTTTTCATCTGGCTCCCGCCAAACTCGCAAACGCGTTGTGGTTCTGAGCATTTACAGGCTGCCGTGGGTCTAGTGGTCATGCTGATATCACCGAAATCGTTCATAAAATGAGCTGGCattcaaatatttcagtattatttgGCTTTTCCCTTCCCACAAATCTTTGTGTTTGAACTATGGTGTGTTCAGGAAGTTTCAGTTGAACTTGAGGCACTTACTGCTGGGCTGTTCAGTTAATTATGCTAATGTTGTTAATAACACATATTAATGTTGCTTGCCTGCATTCCATACTCTTCTTGCATTTTTAGAATATGTTTTCTGTTGGAAAGTGGTTTAATGTTCAGAAAGCTGATTGCAAAGTCTTGTTTTGAGATATGATTCTGAAGGCCCTTTTCTGTGTAAGTGGTCCCACTTACTGGACTAAATTTTTGTAGTTCTGTGTCCCAGATCTGTATCTGAGATTCTGAATTGCACTCAAAGCCATAGGAAGTGGTGGAAAATCAGTGAGGGAAAAGCAGGGAAGTAGGAGAAGAATGGAGTAGAATAACTGCACACTGCTGTTGAAATACAAGTTTCATAAGTAAGAAAACAGGATTTGCttcttgtattttctcttcctctttcttgcctTCATACTTTGCCCtcttcagcttttgtttcagTGTGTTACTTTGTAAAAGTGCAGATTTTGCAGGCCAACTGTTAATCTTAAACACATTGCTTCAGTTTTTTCATCAGTCTGTCTACCTGTCTTTGGGATGACTGTGGCTAATGGCAGCATGACCAAAGTTATAACTGCAGTGGAAGTGAGTTCTCTGTGGTTTAGAAGCTATGTATATGGATGACTTAAaaattcacttaatttttttctccttgttccagACAGAAGAGTTCGTGGTTTCTGGTTTGCATAACGGCAGAGGTGGAATAGACTATAGTGCGGGTGAGAAGCGTCAAGCCCCTTGCAAGGCTTTGCTCTGTAAAAACGAAGAAATGAGTCCTGCAAATGATGATGCAGTGTTTGGGACCATTTTTGACTGGGACTATCTCTTATGGGAAGTTCGTTTGACATTTATAGCTGCTGGGTTTTTAGTCTACTCGGGAGTATTTCTTCTGTCTCACTGGTTGTCTTCACGGATAAGTACCACTTACTGTGCCTTGTATGCAAAGGAGAAGGTGTTTTGGAATATGGCAGTCACACGTGGTGTGTTTGGACTTCAGAGTTGTGTTGCTGGTTTATGGGCCTTGCTCGTAGATCCTGTTTTTCATGCTGACAAAGTGTATTCACAGCAAAAATGGAGTTGGTTTAACTGTTTAATAGCTGCTGGATTTTTCTTGCTTGAAAATGTAGCTGTTCATATGTCCAATGTTATTTTTAGAACATTTGATGTGTTCTTGGTAGTTCATCACTTGCTTGCTTTTGGTGGCTTAGCTGGTCTAGTGATTAATGTGAAATCTGGACATTATCTGCCTTTGATGGGAATGTTGCTGGAGATGAGCACTCCCTCAACGTGCATTTCCTGGATGCTTCTAAAGGTAAGAACGTgataattttcaaattatatttgtaACAGTTTTCATGCATCTCGCTTGCCCATAGGTAATCTGTGTGGTTTGTCTAGATAGCTTTTCGGCAAAACTGTTCATCTGACTGATATCCATGTTATTGTGATACCTGCTTTTGTCATGATGATATTTCTGTAGTCCTACATACAGGTTTCTGTGTGATGCTGTGTGCATGTGGATAGTGAGATAGTATAGATTCATTCTGAGTTTGGGATGCCATATGCATGTGGAATATCATAGCTCTACATTGGGAAAAATGCCTGagagtgtgtgtatgtgaaaACTGCATATTTGCACTAGTACTACAGATTGCTCAGTTCCTTATCTTGAAATGACAATCTAATTTCTGCATACTTTCTGTTCTTGTTTGTCTAGGCTGGCTGTGCTAACACCTTTTTCTGGAAGGCAAACCAGTGGGTGATGATCCACCTGTTTCACTGCCGCATGATTCTTACTTACCACATGTGGTGGGTGTGTATTTTCAATTGGAATTCTGTGGTGGAAAATTTGGGACTTCTTCATTTTATTGTTCTATTCTCCGGATTATTTGCCGTTACACTAATACTTAACCCATACTGGACATACAAAAAAACTCAGCAACTCCTCAGCCCAACTGACtggaattttgaaaataaagcaacGGAAAATGGAAGATTAAATGGTGAAACACATCAAAAGAAGAGGATATAACACTGAAACAGCTGTGTCCTAGTAGGGCAGCGGAAGAATACAATGCAAATTAATTCTTTGCCTGTGAACTTGAAGCTTTTTCAAGAAGCTCATTAACACAGTGATTCCTTGCTGGTAATATTCTTTATGCACCAGAAGTATTTAAAGcattgtttgtttttcatatgTGCATATACATAAGGTCTTCAACCTCTTAGTTATAAATTACACCAACAATTTTGTCAGGTTGGACAGTTATTTCATGATTTAGTAGTGACATGCTCTCTAATGGCACCCTGTGTCCTAATGCTTCAGAGTGGCTTTACAGTAAATTTGTCTATTAAGCTCAGCTTGAATCAAGTTTAGCTTGAATCCTATTTCATATATGTTGGAGATACTGATACTGGAAATTATGTTGTTTATTAAGATCAATTATGACCCACGTGAGGTATGCATGGGTACCTAGTTCCTTTCTGCCATTAAATCATTCCAAGCGGCTGAATTGGTCAGTGGTAGAACGCAGTCATGGCtaggttttggggtgggtttttgtttgggtttttttttttttctttttaagtgcaCTTGAGTAAGAGGAAGATAATTGTTTGAGTGTTCACTGTCAAAGTGAGTTGTAGTTTCCAGCTTGCTCTCAGTATGGGAGGAGTTTCTATCCACCACAAACGTGCATGTGAGGTTGCAGACATTTGTTACACTGGTGGTCTAGCTAGGTAATCATAGTGGTCCCTTCTGGACTTGAAATCATTGAAGTGCAAGCAGCAATGACAGAACGTTTGACTGTTTCGTCCTGGAAAAGATTGCTGGTTGattagtaaaattattttctttgtaggtCCCGCATGAGCGGTCATGCAGGTAGTTCCACTAGTGCTCCTGCTATGATTCCTCTTATTTTTGGAAATTCTCTTAGTTATAGAGGGTTTTAGAATCTGAGGTGACTCCTCTGTGGAGGAAAGCCTGTATCACCTCCTTTAGGAGTTCAGTTGTTCTTttagtatttttgttttacttcagagAACATACAAAATGACGCTAACAATCCTTTGCACTTTATCTGCCACATCACTTTCCTTGAGCTAAGGAATagggttgctttttttaaataggaacTTGACAAATTGTGGTGAACGTTCTCCTGCTATTAGTATTGGTCTGATGGTTCCTGGGTGAAATGTTGGACAGAGGGTGAAGGAATAAAGGTCGCGATAGAAGAGAGTGACGCCTAGTGGCAGAAGAATGGCAAAAGTATTAATTTTGGTGCACTGAACTAGTGGGATAAAAAGCTTGTCCTTTGGAACTTTGTTGTATAGTGTGACGACACTGctacacagatttatttttcaaagtggGAAGACTGGGCAAGCGCAAGCTGTGAAGAATTTTAGGTCAAGGCATGTGTTAGAGGCTTTGTGTACTGACCTCTGGTGGAACATACTGTTTTAAATGTGTAAGGGAAGCACTGTTTGGTGTAAACAACcccattttaattaatttttggtGAGAATGTCTTTGATTTTGTTCTGAGTGAAGGGAGGAAGCTAGTAGTCAGTTGCTCTGCTCCCTATTACACTTTGTGTGAGCACAGAGTTAGAGAGATGCTGTATGAGGGAAACCTACTACTGTTAGGTCACAAATGTATAGCCAGATCTTGTTGATATGATGAAGTGGTGAATATCTGAAATTGTGCGTTCAAAACAAGGCTCAGAGGGTCATGGTAGTTTTACACAGCAACCCTATCTGTTATCCTGCTGATGTTCAATAGAGAAAATCTAGATTTTCTGCTACCTTCTTATTTTGAAGCAGACCAGTGTGAAGTTGCAGTGTGTTGGCAGTGTCACCTGTCTGGACATCATTTTATAGAAAAAAGGATTCTCTACAGCTTGAAATTATGTACCTCTCCTGAGAGGTTGTGTGTGGGAGAGTAATGTTAAAAGTACTTTAGAAGAAAACAGAGGGATGAATTCCTCAGAAACAGAATCCAGATATGTGATCCAAATGCATATCTTGTAGAATCTAAATGTCACTTGCAGGAGTTCCAGGGGGGAAGGCAGAGGATAAGTCACCTGCTATCAAAATGATGGTGTGTTCTATGCCGCTTAAAACTTAAAGGTTTGGTTTCAATAAAATGAGGTAATTGGTATAAAAATCCCAGCAATAGATTTCTGAAGAATCCTAACAAAAAATGGAagcatcagaagaaaaataagtttgtgCCAAGTGTGTAATTCTTATAGTGACTGGCTAAAGAAGGTGAAATTTCTATGTgctaaaataaaagaatatgGAGGGTTGGGGTTAGTAATGAATTTGGGACTGAAAAAAGAGGTTAGGTGTGCTCCAAGCAGACAGATGGATAGTTATGTCAGTGGCACCAGACTTCTAAagtttaatattttgtattattaatttGTCTAATGTTATTAAATGGATTTAAAGTCtttcattaaaagtattttttttatcatAATAAGGCAATCTTTTTTGTATAAATCTTAGCGTGAGTTTTTTCACGTGAAGACTGTTATTGAAAATCTTCTGCATGTCTTAACTATGTAATGAATAATACTGAACAGCACCTGTTAACTTAAGCACTGCTAGACCTCCTAGAACAAGAGAGCAATGCAATAAAGCCAGTAACAGcactcattttatttctgttagttTGAGGGGTGAGAGGATTTTACAGTCCATCTAGAAATATAACAGGACATAAAAATACAGACAACCTTTCTTCTTCATCTTGATGGCCTAGAGTTGGAGTTACCAGTTCTATTACACAGAGCCTCTTTTTTTATACCAGAGtgttttcttcactgtcttttgGCTGCTCCCA
Proteins encoded in this region:
- the CLN8 gene encoding protein CLN8; translation: MSPANDDAVFGTIFDWDYLLWEVRLTFIAAGFLVYSGVFLLSHWLSSRISTTYCALYAKEKVFWNMAVTRGVFGLQSCVAGLWALLVDPVFHADKVYSQQKWSWFNCLIAAGFFLLENVAVHMSNVIFRTFDVFLVVHHLLAFGGLAGLVINVKSGHYLPLMGMLLEMSTPSTCISWMLLKAGCANTFFWKANQWVMIHLFHCRMILTYHMWWVCIFNWNSVVENLGLLHFIVLFSGLFAVTLILNPYWTYKKTQQLLSPTDWNFENKATENGRLNGETHQKKRI